In Methanobacterium sp., the sequence AAAGTTGTATCCAACCTTCCCTACAAAATTTCATCCCCAATTACTTTTAAACTGCTTGGATATGACTTTGATTTTGCAATTCTTATGTATCAGCTTGAATTTGCCGAGAGGATGGTTGCAAAACCAGGTGATTCAAATTATTCAAGGCTATCTTTAATGTTACACTTCTGTGCTGATATTGAAATGCTTTTTGAAGTTTCAAAGCACTGTTTCTTTCCAGAACCTAAAGTATCATCTGCAGTGATTAAATTAGTTCCAAAGAGAGGAGCAGAAATTGATGAATTCTTCGAAAAAACTTCAAGGGCACTCTTTCAGCATAAAAAGAAAAAAGTGAGGAATGCACTGCTTGATTCTTTCCATGAAATTGCTGATGTGGATAAAAAAGAGGCTAAAGAGATAGTTTCAAAACTGGATGAAAAATTGTTGATGGAAAGGGTTGTGAAGCTTGAGATAGGAGAAGTTATGAGAATTACTAAAGAATTGAAACATTTAAT encodes:
- the rsmA gene encoding 16S rRNA (adenine(1518)-N(6)/adenine(1519)-N(6))-dimethyltransferase RsmA → MENCMLAKETLNILKNNNIRLDRRKGQNYLIDSNILQKIVDYADLSRNDTVLEIGAGIGTLTIPLAENAKKVIAIEQDQKIAAVLEKRLGDLGISNVEVLKGDATKIDFPEFNKVVSNLPYKISSPITFKLLGYDFDFAILMYQLEFAERMVAKPGDSNYSRLSLMLHFCADIEMLFEVSKHCFFPEPKVSSAVIKLVPKRGAEIDEFFEKTSRALFQHKKKKVRNALLDSFHEIADVDKKEAKEIVSKLDEKLLMERVVKLEIGEVMRITKELKHLIENR